In one window of Ruminococcus hominis DNA:
- a CDS encoding AAA family ATPase — protein sequence MKTKFSEYLTKLRKSRGYTQVQTAEKLGVSRSTYTNYENGNRTPDFEVLERISEVLVCSLDELFGRKPIYVANCDMLKEDSILYNVADIQEEKPKLAIGVQDFRDLREKQAYYVDKTQFIEQFLESWYQITLITRPRRFGKTLNMSMLAEFLDCTKDSSDLFYGTKITKSDHYKELNRYPVVFLSFLNVKAGDAESLCYALQDTVRAEYERFYQMVNDGRLSEFQVKTFNMIYNSLCQESIGKEIENHLIRSIVVLCQVLSTYYGEKVFLLLDEYDTPFMSANSEGYYDEVRAMLNRFLATSLKGNDYLQKAILTGIQRIAKENIFSGLNNLVVCTVQDEDYDDCFGFTEQEVKELLTYCKAEFSDELKKMYDGYHFGSTDVYNPWSISCYAARRRMDSYWVNTSENSILRNALEVQGRSFEKEYETLITEGEVEVTVDFSMAYYEKMDEANLWGLLVNAGIVTITREIEEDYYRLRVPNLEVWKVFKELTACHLQIDERQMEKMLNALKRKDMERFAEEYQRVLLELPSYHDLKDENSYHMMTLGMCAFLRKDYDIKSNRETGEGRSDICLYAKRDRYPNLILEFKYTKDEKDDLEKLAEKALEQIKEKQYDAEMTGEVCYIGLAHCGKKSCIRWRENG from the coding sequence ATGAAAACAAAATTTAGTGAGTATTTGACGAAATTACGTAAATCTCGGGGCTACACTCAGGTACAGACGGCAGAAAAACTGGGGGTTTCCAGATCGACTTATACCAATTATGAGAATGGAAACCGGACACCGGATTTTGAAGTACTGGAACGAATAAGTGAGGTGTTAGTCTGTTCCTTAGATGAATTATTTGGAAGAAAACCAATTTATGTTGCAAATTGTGACATGCTAAAGGAAGACAGCATTCTGTACAATGTGGCAGATATACAAGAGGAAAAACCGAAACTTGCAATAGGAGTACAGGACTTTCGTGATTTGCGTGAAAAACAGGCATATTATGTGGATAAAACACAGTTTATTGAACAGTTTTTAGAATCCTGGTATCAGATTACATTAATTACAAGACCGAGAAGATTCGGTAAGACACTTAATATGTCAATGCTGGCAGAATTTCTTGACTGTACAAAAGATTCTTCCGATTTATTTTATGGAACAAAGATTACAAAATCTGACCACTACAAGGAGCTGAATCGATATCCTGTTGTATTTTTGTCGTTCCTTAACGTGAAAGCGGGGGATGCAGAGTCTTTGTGTTATGCATTGCAAGATACTGTGCGCGCGGAGTATGAACGTTTTTATCAGATGGTTAATGATGGAAGGCTGTCAGAATTCCAGGTGAAAACATTTAATATGATTTATAACAGTTTATGTCAGGAAAGCATTGGAAAAGAAATAGAAAATCATCTGATTCGTTCAATTGTTGTTCTTTGTCAGGTACTGAGCACGTATTATGGGGAAAAAGTATTTTTGCTGTTAGATGAATATGATACTCCATTTATGTCTGCAAATTCCGAAGGATATTATGACGAAGTAAGAGCTATGCTGAATCGTTTTCTGGCAACATCCCTGAAAGGAAACGATTATCTTCAAAAGGCAATTCTGACAGGGATTCAGAGAATTGCGAAGGAAAATATATTTTCAGGGCTTAATAATTTAGTTGTCTGCACAGTGCAGGACGAAGATTATGATGACTGTTTTGGTTTTACAGAGCAAGAAGTAAAAGAGTTGCTTACTTATTGTAAAGCAGAATTTTCAGATGAGCTGAAAAAGATGTACGATGGATATCATTTTGGCAGTACGGATGTATATAATCCATGGTCAATATCGTGTTATGCGGCGAGAAGAAGGATGGATTCTTATTGGGTTAATACAAGCGAAAACAGTATTTTACGTAATGCACTTGAAGTACAGGGAAGGTCGTTTGAGAAAGAATATGAGACCTTGATCACAGAAGGCGAAGTAGAAGTGACAGTAGATTTTTCGATGGCTTATTATGAAAAAATGGACGAAGCAAATCTATGGGGACTTCTTGTAAATGCCGGGATTGTAACAATTACAAGAGAAATCGAAGAGGATTATTACAGACTCCGGGTTCCTAATCTGGAAGTGTGGAAAGTGTTCAAAGAATTAACAGCATGTCATCTGCAAATCGATGAGAGACAGATGGAAAAGATGTTAAATGCTCTTAAAAGAAAGGATATGGAACGGTTTGCAGAAGAGTATCAGAGAGTTCTTTTGGAATTGCCATCTTATCATGATCTGAAAGATGAGAATAGTTACCATATGATGACACTTGGGATGTGTGCATTTCTTAGAAAAGATTATGATATCAAAAGCAATCGGGAAACCGGGGAAGGCAGAAGTGATATCTGTCTTTATGCAAAACGTGACAGATATCCAAATCTAATTTTAGAATTTAAGTATACCAAAGATGAAAAAGACGATTTAGAAAAGCTTGCAGAAAAGGCACTGGAACAGATCAAAGAAAAACAATATGATGCAGAGATGACCGGAGAAGTGTGTTATATTGGACTGGCACATTGTGGAAAAAAATCTTGTATCAGATGGAGAGAAAACGGTTGA
- the thiS gene encoding sulfur carrier protein ThiS, whose translation MITVNGKQIQLASEMSVADYLEQNNYQIKRIAVELNEEILPKYSYSDTMLKDGDRLEVVTFVGGG comes from the coding sequence ATGATCACAGTAAATGGAAAACAGATTCAACTGGCATCTGAAATGAGTGTTGCAGATTATCTGGAACAGAATAATTATCAGATAAAAAGGATTGCGGTGGAATTGAATGAAGAGATTCTGCCAAAATATAGTTACTCGGATACAATGCTCAAAGACGGCGATCGTCTGGAGGTTGTGACATTTGTAGGAGGGGGCTGA
- the thiF gene encoding sulfur carrier protein ThiS adenylyltransferase ThiF, whose amino-acid sequence MASEKILSKEEIEAALNERHSPEKQKLLSQGQVTIAGLGGLGSNVAYSLARIGVGHLHLIDFDVVDITNLNRQQYFMEHIGMPKTDALKSLLLKINPYLDIRTDCVKVTEANLKELFEDAQIVCEAFDNPEAKAMLVNGILEYFPEKKLVSATGMAGYESSNTICTKRMMKNFYLCGDRVTEPTYGNGLMAPRVAICAGHEANMITRLLLGEEDV is encoded by the coding sequence ATGGCATCTGAAAAAATATTAAGTAAAGAAGAAATTGAAGCGGCACTGAATGAACGACATTCACCGGAAAAGCAGAAATTATTGTCGCAAGGACAGGTGACAATAGCGGGACTGGGCGGATTGGGCTCGAATGTGGCTTATTCGCTTGCAAGAATCGGTGTAGGGCATTTACATTTGATAGATTTTGACGTCGTGGATATTACAAATTTGAACAGGCAGCAATATTTTATGGAGCATATAGGAATGCCAAAAACAGATGCATTGAAATCGTTGCTTTTGAAAATCAATCCTTATCTGGATATTCGCACGGATTGTGTGAAGGTGACGGAAGCGAATCTGAAAGAGCTGTTTGAGGATGCACAGATTGTCTGCGAGGCATTTGATAATCCAGAGGCAAAGGCGATGCTTGTAAATGGAATTCTGGAATATTTTCCGGAAAAGAAGCTTGTGTCAGCAACAGGAATGGCCGGTTATGAGAGTAGCAATACGATTTGTACGAAGAGAATGATGAAAAATTTTTACTTGTGTGGAGATCGTGTGACAGAGCCGACTTATGGAAACGGATTGATGGCTCCAAGGGTGGCAATCTGTGCGGGGCATGAGGCAAATATGATCACACGCCTACTTCTTGGAGAAGAGGATGTCTAA